In the genome of Methylophaga nitratireducenticrescens, one region contains:
- the nuoF gene encoding NADH-quinone oxidoreductase subunit NuoF, with amino-acid sequence MQQNQVCFRTMHLDKPWSMEAYRSIGGYEVLEKILHEKTRQESIIETIKNSALRGRGGAGFPTGLKWSFMPRRMPGDKYIVCNSDEGEPGTCKDRDILRYNPHQLIEGMIIAGYTIGAQRGYNYIRGEFFEPMERFEQALAEARQAGYLGKNILGSGFNFELHAHPGAGAYICGEETALLESLEGKKGQPRYKPPFPAGYGLYGRPTTINNTETLASVPVILQHGADWFHELGTPNNGGQKIFCMTGHVNKPGNYEVPLGIPFAELLELAGGVRNGNKLKAVIPGGSSTPVVPAEAMMQTAMSYDGIGKAGSMLGAGSVIVMDETTCMVKALERIAYFYYEESCGQCTPCREGTGWLYRVIKRIENGEGRQEDLDRLVDVANNINGNTICALGDAAAAPVISFIKHFRDEFQYHIDHHRCLVDEPELKLNYG; translated from the coding sequence ATGCAACAAAATCAGGTTTGTTTTCGTACTATGCATCTTGATAAGCCCTGGTCTATGGAAGCCTATCGCAGTATCGGTGGATATGAGGTATTGGAGAAAATTCTGCATGAAAAGACCCGCCAGGAAAGTATTATTGAAACCATAAAAAATTCGGCACTGCGTGGTCGCGGTGGAGCGGGGTTTCCTACTGGACTGAAATGGAGTTTTATGCCTCGGCGGATGCCGGGCGATAAATATATTGTCTGTAACTCGGACGAGGGAGAGCCTGGCACCTGCAAGGATCGCGATATTCTGCGATATAACCCGCATCAGTTGATTGAAGGTATGATCATTGCCGGATACACCATTGGTGCACAACGTGGCTACAACTATATCCGTGGCGAATTTTTTGAGCCGATGGAACGATTTGAACAAGCGTTAGCCGAAGCACGCCAAGCAGGTTATCTAGGCAAAAATATTCTGGGTAGCGGCTTTAATTTTGAACTTCATGCTCATCCTGGTGCTGGAGCTTATATATGCGGAGAAGAAACAGCATTACTGGAATCCCTTGAAGGTAAAAAAGGTCAACCGCGTTACAAGCCACCTTTTCCTGCAGGCTATGGATTATATGGTCGGCCCACTACGATCAACAATACCGAAACACTGGCATCGGTGCCAGTCATCTTGCAGCATGGTGCGGACTGGTTTCATGAGCTGGGTACTCCAAATAATGGGGGACAGAAAATCTTTTGTATGACTGGCCACGTCAATAAGCCGGGAAATTATGAAGTGCCACTGGGCATACCCTTTGCTGAGTTATTGGAACTTGCTGGTGGTGTTCGCAATGGCAATAAACTCAAAGCCGTTATTCCTGGTGGAAGTTCGACACCTGTGGTGCCTGCAGAAGCCATGATGCAAACCGCAATGAGTTATGATGGCATCGGCAAAGCTGGATCGATGCTGGGTGCAGGGTCAGTAATTGTTATGGACGAAACCACCTGTATGGTCAAAGCACTGGAGCGTATTGCGTATTTTTATTACGAAGAATCCTGTGGTCAGTGCACGCCATGTCGTGAGGGCACCGGCTGGCTATACCGCGTCATTAAACGTATTGAAAATGGCGAAGGCCGTCAGGAAGATCTGGATCGTCTGGTGGATGTGGCGAACAACATTAACGGTAATACGATTTGTGCTCTGGGCGATGCCGCAGCCGCGCCGGTTATCAGCTTTATCAAGCATTTCCGCGATGAATTTCAGTATCACATCGATCACCACCGTTGCCTGGTTGATGAACCAGAATTGAAGTTGAACTATGGTTAA
- the nuoE gene encoding NADH-quinone oxidoreductase subunit NuoE — protein sequence MTEMLQLTGHKDQLFNETVRQQLDNWISKYPPGQPQSAVIPCLHILQNVHEGWLSEGLMRALADYLGIPAISVFEVATFYTMFELKPVGQHKISLCTNISCQLCGSQDIARRIQKKLGIGFGQTTADGKFTLKEVECLGACVGAPMLLLDHDYHEHLTEEKIDALLDGVK from the coding sequence ATGACCGAAATGTTACAACTTACTGGCCACAAAGATCAGTTATTTAATGAAACTGTGCGGCAACAATTGGATAATTGGATCAGTAAATATCCACCCGGACAGCCACAATCAGCGGTAATACCCTGCTTGCATATTCTGCAGAATGTTCATGAAGGATGGCTTAGTGAAGGCTTAATGCGTGCCTTGGCGGATTATCTGGGAATCCCGGCGATCAGTGTGTTTGAGGTGGCGACGTTTTATACGATGTTCGAACTCAAACCAGTGGGGCAACACAAAATCAGCCTTTGTACCAATATTTCCTGCCAATTATGTGGTTCGCAAGATATCGCCAGACGGATACAAAAAAAGCTGGGTATTGGTTTCGGTCAAACCACTGCTGACGGCAAATTCACATTAAAAGAAGTCGAATGTTTGGGAGCCTGTGTCGGAGCACCAATGTTATTGCTGGATCATGATTATCATGAGCATCTGACCGAAGAAAAAATTGATGCGCTTCTAGACGGGGTGAAATGA